One segment of Engraulis encrasicolus isolate BLACKSEA-1 unplaced genomic scaffold, IST_EnEncr_1.0 scaffold_301_np1212, whole genome shotgun sequence DNA contains the following:
- the LOC134443295 gene encoding uncharacterized protein LOC134443295, whose product MPVLKGHRMRRGPKGKKTAVDVSPVCLCSEVLPKGIVFGSKLLESKSWYPCKNSLGCAVTAVIKNESVPICTWKGNDLDILQREASSLWGSDVLECNYGIVTTTNVCYEGKEWFVSLTGKELSRGNGKELEVMEAINLKLSTKKACLFGLCGMWCAIVKHKDYLALVDFNVRDVDGMASSMGRAVVVFNTNLHDLVLHLGNLMRSLTATLFYVASIEVSNIEIDSCSVGNVSTADNTIGVKKAMSSELRDEVCGVSKVSQDVNICDVIERVSTAVDNTVVLNKDVGSELREKACGVSKVSQVANLCDVIAPNISNQDSAATGYDCGAVKVSKDLNICDVIQPKSSGKNTAAACVDCECSKKLPPPFERSTVERVAQRSKERHFSNSLACAAAAVVKHETFPICNWKGKHFADIEQEVRDMCADLPDVFDKYKDLNMDGELSFHKEKRVVSVVAMLDGNIINGWKVFMEGVDHVLSTHGSCLVRVGTEVVAIICHRHYFIVADLNVRNTLGQASDMGASVIAFTTHLDELHWHLKKLMGSLGRKDYCVAAIHVAMMDELSFANVVKKNLKSKDSFVDLKSEKCTAISNDVLHVGEPSCGFDKPGSVSEICSSNVDGEIKVVRGSFHQASEFFQYDGNQSGGSQCTAICAVALATHEVNNVTNWTTDDLDSVVLAGDALYTTLLESGCIAVRVDDFGHREPMWLNIYELPKQLKVLGSTFDCQYDENYVYGDVCIDDGKDMKKLLMSSLFDGLTNIFQKHDRCFAIFCRTTCAIIKTSDCFAFVDSHARNEHGLLDGDGKSIVLFFHNLTDVCNHIKLLASTLNGDTKFELTGVSFQRRTPFEQQMEVVDSGSVDQRDVCVMQSMSDVGEDAVMSLMESDLVVVDEGVLTSDVNILDDMELDTNNACTEDAADVIYASERQVVQYFNPVSKSKALDLCKQLSLAVECEPQHIGEAGIPLGPPCQTVNITGDGNCFFNATSYALSGTEKNHLKLRQNVVKYMENSQGKCEKYLRKEYASVGEYLSQSNMISDGVWATEVEIQCLANFLNVNVFTYSAGKWLSYKSEARKGSSENIYLHHRNENHYDVVRCVKNLKNGQCYCDCGLRQGADILYVREVVGHNVHGHSAKTMTVDCSAVDLSGEPVVSEQSVRKQSYLRVSQRKRNSSCDQKLEPIKKRKVFNAIERSVIESKEGRGSGSRSCSVNVSANGVDTRINLLSSSLPKALLLERDSIEKELGHLVKPCSVKLHRLNLKRVMAVQDVTMYKDDVEIVSDKPKTIAQISNTMLTQVESNIESEEECLNNNVHMETYSELPECVYLYNQMPVSVVADLRKQLKWDFVGEPQIVDNGVLPLDVPCQIIKMDDDENCFFKAVSYILTGNTKSHVKLRRAVVKYMKDNDGLCEAYLRNNDSCMSDYLNATGMYYAGASASETEIHCMANMLHVNVYVYTGEKWLQFKSQDGERTTGSFYLQRHIRNHYDVVSCVKSAITKQCCSQCVAKDKVDCLKLRS is encoded by the exons ATGCCTGTTCTGAAGGGACATCGCATGCGTCGTGGTCCAAAGGGCAAGAAAACCGCTGTTGATGTAAGTCCTGTTTGTTTGTGCAGTGAGGTTCTACCAAAAGGTATAGTCTTTGGATCTAAATTGTTGGAAAGTAAATCCTGGTATCCTTGTAAAAATAGTTTGGGTTGTGCTGTGACAGCGGTTATTAAAAATGAGAGTGTTCCCATTTGTACATGGAAGGGAAACGATTTGGATATTTTGCAACGCGAGGCTTCTAGCTTATGGGGTAGTGACGTTTTGGAATGCAACTATGGCATCGTTACCACAACTAATGTGTGTTACGAAGGCAAAGAATGGTTTGTGTCCCTGACTGGTAAAGAACTTAGCAGAGGAAATGGCAAGGAACTAGAAGTAATGGAAGCCATTAACCTGAAGCTATCTACAAAGAAAGCTTGTTTATTTGGATTGTGTGGAATGTGGTGTGCCATTGTTAAGCACAAGGACTATTTGGCGTTGGTTGATTTCAATGTACGTGATGTAGACGGAATGGCCTCTTCTATGGGACGTGCTGTTGTGGTGTTTAATACCAACTTACACGACTTGGTTTTGCATTTGGGAAATTTGATGCGTTCCCTGACTGCAACGTTGTTTTACGTTGCTTCAATTGAAGTGTCAAATATCGAAATAGACTCTTGCAGTGTTGGAAATGTGTCCACTGCTGACAACACAATTGGAGTGAAAAAGGCCATGAGCTCTGAATTGAGGGATGAAGTGTGTGGTGTTTCAAAGGTATCACAGGATGTTAACATTTGTGATGTAATTGAGCGAGTGTCCACAGCAGTTGACAACACAGTTGTTTTGAATAAGGATGTGGGTTCTGAGttgagagagaaagcgtgtggTGTTTCAAAGGTATCACAGGTTGCTAACTTATGTGATGTAATTGCGCCAAATATTTCTAACCAGGACTCAGCTGCTACTGGTTATGATTGTGGTGCTGTGAAAGTATCCAAGGATCTTAACatctgtgatgtgattcagccAAAGAGTTCTGGGAAGAACACAGCTGCTGCTTGTGTTGACTGTGAGTGTAGTAAGAAACTTCCACCACCGTTTGAGCGTTCTACTGTGGAGAGAGTAGCGCAAAGGAGTAAGGAACGCCATTTTTCAAATAGTCTTGCATGTGCAGCTGCAGCAGTGGTCAAGCATGAGACGTTTCCCATTTGTAATTGGAAGGGAAAACACTTTGCTGATATTGAACAAGAAGTGCGCGACATGTGTGCAGACTTGCCAGATGTTTTTGACAAATACAAAGATTTGAATATGGATGGAGAATTATCTTTTCATAAGGAGAAGCGTGTTGTGTCTGTGGTTGCTATGCTTGATGGGAACATCATCAATGGATGGAAAGTATTTATGGAAGGAGTTGACCACGTACTTTCTACACACGGTTCTTGCTTGGTTAGGGTCGGGACAGAAGTGGTGGCTATAATTTGCCACAGACATTATTTTATTGTTGCAGATTTAAACGTGCGCAACACTCTTGGACAAGCTTCTGACATGGGTGCAAGCGTCATTGCTTTTACTACCCACTTGGACGAGTTACATTGGCATCTGAAAAAATTGATGGGTTCTTTGGGAAGAAAAGACTATTGTGTTGCTGCTATTCACGTGGCAATGATGGATGAGCTTAGCTTTGCAAATGTTGTCAAGAAGAATTTAAAGAGCAAAGACAGCTTTGTTGACCTGAAGTCTGAAAAATGCACTGCAATCTCAAATGATGTATTACATGTTGGGGAACCAAGTTGTGGGTTTGATAAACCAGGATCAGTAAGTGAGATTTGCAGTTCTAATGTTGATGGTGAAATTAAAGTTGTTCGTGGCAGCTTTCATCAAGCAAGCGAATTTTTTCAATATGATGGTAATCAGTCTGGTGGTAGTCAGTGTACTGCCATATGTGCTGTGGCGCTGGCCACTCATGAGGTGAACAATGTTACAAATTGGACCACAGATGACTTGGATTCAGTTGTTCTGGCAGGTGATGCCTTGTACACAACGTTATTGGAATCTGGTTGTATTGCTGTTAGAGTTGATGACTTTGGACATAGAGAACCCATGTGGTTGAATATATACGAGTTGCCTAAACAGCTTAAGGTGCTAGGTTCAACTTTTGATTGCCAATATGATGAAAACTATGTGTATGGAGATGTGTGTATTGATGATGGAAAGGATATGAAGAAATTGTTGATGTCATCATTATTTGATGGTTTAACCAACATTTTTCAGAAACATGATCGTTGCTTTGCCATTTTCTGTAGGACAACTTGTGCCATCATTAAAACATCAGATTGCTTTGCGTTTGTGGATTCACATGCTCGTAATGAACATGGATTACTGGATGGTGATGGTAAAAGCATTGTATTGTTTTTCCATAATTTGACTGATGTGTGCAATCACATAAAGTTGTTGGCTTCAACTTTGAATGGCGATACAAAATTTGAGTTAACTGGTGTCTCTTTTCAGCGCAGAACACCTTTTGAGCAGCAGATGGAGGTTGTTGATAGTGGATCTGTTGATCAAAGAGATGTTTGTGTGATGCAGAGCATGAGTGACGTAGGGGAAGATGCAGTGATGTCCTTGATGGAATCAGATCTGGTGGTTGTGGATGAGGGAGTCTTGACATCAGATGTGAATATCCTGGATGACATGGAATTAGACACCAATAATGCTTGTACAGAAGATGCAGCAGATGTAATCTACGCGTCAGAAAGACAAGTTGTGCAATATTTTAACCCAGTGTCAAAATCCAAAGCATTGGATTTGTGCAAGCAGTTAAGTTTAGCAGTTGAATGTGAACCGCAACATATTGGGGAGGCTGGCATACCTTTAGGTCCTCCTTGTCAAACAGTAAACATAACAGGGGATGGCAATTGTTTTTTTAATGCTACAAGCTATGCACTTTCAGGAACAGAGAAAAATCACTTGAAACTAagacaaaatgttgtaaaatataTGGAGAATAGTCAAGGAAAATGTGAGAAATATTTAAGAAAGGAATATGCATCTGTAGGTGAATATCTCAGTCAGTCAAACATGATTTCAGATGGAGTATGGGCAACTGAAGTTGAAATTCAGTGTTTGGCTAACTTTTTGAATGTAAATGTATTTACATATAGTGCAGGGAAGTGGCTAAGCTATAAGTCTGAAGCACGCAAAGGCTCATCAGAAAACATATACTTGCACCACCGGAATGAGAACCATTATGATGTTGTGCGTTGTGTAAAAAATCTTAAAAATGGTCAGTGTTATTGTGATTGTGGTCTACGTCAAGGCGCTGACATATTGTATGTAAGGGAAGTAGTTGGACACAATGTGCATGGGCATTCAGCTAAGACAATGACTGTGGACTGCAGTGCTGTAGACTTATCAGGTGAACCTGTAGTCTCTGAGCAAAGTGTAAGGAAACAGAGTTATTTGCGAGTCTCACAACGAAAGAGGAATAGCAGTTGTGATCAGAAGTTAGAACCAATCAAAAAACGAAAAGTGTTTAATGCTATTGAACGCTCAGTGATTGAATCTAAGGAAGGTAGGGGTTCTGGATCAAGGTCTTGTAGTGTAAATGTTTCTGCAAATGGTGTTGATACTAGAATTAATCTATTATCCAGCTCTCTACCCAAAGCATTGTTATTAGAAAGGGATAGCATTGAGAAAGAGCTTGGACATTTGGTTAAGCCTTGCAGTGTTAAATTGCATCGTTTAAATTTGAAGCGTGTGATGGCGGTACAGGATGTCACTATGTACAAAGATGATGTTGAGATTGTTTCTGACAAGCCAAAGACAATTGCTCAGATAAGTAATACAATGTTAACACAGGTGGAATCAAATATTGAAAGTGAAGAGGAGTGCTTGAACAACAATGTGCATATGGAGACTTATTCAGAGTTGCCTGAATGTGTATATTTGTATAACCAAATGCCTGTGTCGGTAGTAGCAGATTTGCGCAAACAACTAAAGTGGGATTTTGTTGGTGAGCCTCAGATTGTGGACAATGGTGTTTTGCCGTTAGATGTTCCCTGTCAGATAATTAAGATGGATGATGATGAAAATTGTTTTTTCAAAGCAGTGAGTTACATTCTTACTGGTAATACAAAAAGTCATGTAAAATTACGTCGTGCTGTGGTGAAGTATATGAAGGATAATGATGGACTATGTGAAGCATATTTAAGGAACAATGACAGTTGTATGAGTGATTATTTGAATGCCACAGGAATGTATTATGCCGGGGCTTCAGCAAGTGAAACAGAAATTCATTGTATGGCTAATATGTtacatgtgaatgtgtatgtatatacTGGAGAAAAGTGGTTGCAATTCAAGTCTCAAGATGGGGAAAGGACGACTGGTAGCTTTTATTTGCAACGTCATATTAGAAATCATTATGATGTAGTGTCTTGTGTaaaaagtgcaattacaaagCAATGTTGTAGTCAGTGCGTTGCAAAGGATAAAGTGGATTGTCTGAAACTACGA AGTTGA